One Gossypium raimondii isolate GPD5lz chromosome 3, ASM2569854v1, whole genome shotgun sequence genomic window carries:
- the LOC105796827 gene encoding nuclear transcription factor Y subunit B-5 codes for MAENIGTSNDGGGDGYGFKEQDHLLPIANVGRIMKQILPPNAKISKEAKETMQECVSEFISFVTGEASEKCRKERRKTVNGDDICWALATLGFDNYAVPLKRYLYKFREFEGDKAANQVKVSISNSKDDDDDEAQKQQQQSPLMFQHDWKP; via the coding sequence ATGGCCGAAAACATTGGAACATCAAATGATGGTGGTGGCGATGGCTACGGCTTTAAAGAGCAGGACCATTTACTCCCCATAGCCAACGTTGGTCGAATAATGAAACAAATCCTTCCCCCAAACGCCAAAATCTCCAAAGAAGCTAAAGAAACCATGCAAGAATGTGTATCGGAATTCATCAGCTTCGTCACCGGCGAAGCATCGGAGAAATGCAGGAAAGAGAGGCGAAAGACCGTTAATGGAGACGATATTTGTTGGGCTTTGGCGACGCTAGGTTTCGACAACTATGCGGTGCCGTTAAAACGGTACTTGTACAAGTTTAGGGAATTTGAAGGGGACAAAGCAGCGAATCAAGTGAAGGTTAGTATTAGCAACAGcaaggatgatgatgatgatgaagctcaaaaacaacaacaacaatctCCATTGATGTTTCAGCATGATTGGAAGCCGTAA
- the LOC105796829 gene encoding uncharacterized protein LOC105796829, with product MGQAFRRATGRLRSMDQSQPTKPRRPLGPTDEQKISRVSQHENLDHASVARSNPENVLEERDPKYDAMLSQMVGRISAKPGGKLEMGEAFVAENPSRPLPKLRNTTVESGRYEERPAPPGTLNVKQLRHIMLLHQGKADDHEGPMDVNQIAEKFKLDVAQVQTILQFISIPPEDNTKPEKH from the exons ATGGGTCAGGCATTTCGCCGAGCGACTGGTAGGCTTCGATCGATGGACCAATCTCAACCCACAAAACCAAGAAGACCTTTGGGTCCCACCGATGAACAGAAGATATCCAGAGTTTCACAGCATGAAAATCTTGATCATG CAAGTGTTGCAAGAAGCAATCCTGAGAATGTATTGGAAGAAAGAGATCCCAAGTATGATGCAATGCTAAGTCAAATGGTCGGTAGGATTTCAGCTAAGCCTGGTGGCAAACTTGAGATGGGTGAG GCTTTTGTGGCTGAAAATCCTAGCAGGCCTTTGCCAAAATTGCGGAACACAACGGTTGAGTCAGGAAGATATGAAGAAAGGCCTGCACCTCCGGGAACCTTGAATGTGAAACAGCTACGTCACATCATGCTTTTACATCAGGGCAAGGCCGATGATCATGAAGGTCCTATGGATGTTAACCAGATTGCGGAGAAGTTCAAACTGGATGTTGCTCAGGTCCAAACGATCCTGCAATTCATATCCATTCCCCCAGAGGACAACACTAAACCGGAAAAACACTAA
- the LOC105796828 gene encoding mitochondrial thiamine diphosphate carrier 2: MEEPGQLKRALLDASAGAIAGGISRTVTSPLDVIKIRFQVQLEPTASWALIRRDLSGSSKYTGMFQATKEIFREEGLPGFWRGNVPALLMVMPYTAIQFAVLHKLKTFVSGSSKTADHINLSPYLSYISGALAGCAATLGSYPFDLLRTILASQGEPKIYPNMRSATFDILRTRGFRGLYAGLSPTLVEIIPYAGLQFGTYDTFKRWCMAWNNLRSSSISSTTGDSLSSFQLFICGLAAGTCAKLVCHPLDVVKKRFQIEGLQRHPKYGARVEQRAYRNLFDALHRILKSEGWHGLYKGIVPSTIKAAPAGAVTFVAYEFTSDWLESIFTST, from the exons ATGGAAGAGCCAGGGCAATTAAAAAGGGCATTACTTGATGCTAGTGCAGGCGCCATTGCTGGTGGCATTTCCCGGACGGTTACTTCTCCTCTTGATGTTATTAAGATAAGATTCCAG GTTCAATTGGAGCCAACAGCTTCTTGGGCTTTGATTCGGAGAGATCTTTCCGGATCATCAAAATACACTGGAATGTTTCAAGCAACAAAGGAGATATTCAGGGAAGAGGGTTTACCG GGTTTTTGGCGTGGTAATGTCCCAGCTTTACTTATGGTTATGCCATATACTGCCATACAATTTGCAGTTCTACacaaattgaaaacatttgtttctGGTTCTTCCAAGACAG CTGATCACATTAATTTAAGCCCCTACCTTTCTTACATCAGCGGTGCCTTAGCAGGGTGTGCAGCTACTCTTGGATCTTATCCTTTTGATCTTCTGCGGACTATATTAGCTTCACAAGGTGAACCTAAG ATTTATCCCAACATGAGATCAGCAACTTTTGATATACTTAGAACTCGTGGCTTCAGAGGATTGTATGCTGGGTTGTCACCAACACTGGTTGAGATCATTCCTTATGCTGGCTTGCAATTTGGAACATATGATACGTTTAAGCGTTGGTGCATG GCTTGGAACAACTTGAGATCTTCCAGTATAAGCTCAACCACGGGTGATAGCCTTTCAAgttttcaacttttcatttgTGGCCTAGCAGCTGGCACATGTGCAAAACTCGTATGTCATCCGCTTGATGTAGTCAAGAAAAGATTCCAG ATTGAAGGACTACAGCGGCACCCAAAGTACGGTGCTCGAGTAGAACAGCGTGCTTATAGGAACTTGTTTGATGCCTTACATCGGATTTTGAAGTCAGAGGGTTGGCATGGTCTTTATAAGGGAATTGTTCCATCAACAATCAAAGCTGCACCAGCTGGTGCTGTAACATTTGTGGCTTACGAGTTTACATCAGATTGGTTAGAGTCCATTTTTACTTCAACCTAA